The Antarcticibacterium sp. 1MA-6-2 genome has a window encoding:
- a CDS encoding DUF2652 domain-containing protein: MNLLRKPIRRRNRINSKFYEPKVYKGTLLIPDISGFTKFVHTTDMILGKTIILRLLSSIIRSNNLGLQVSEIEGDAILFYSYEKKFTVKEILDQYEIMLESFNHELALISEELGEEIDLTLKLIAHYGKLADYKIGKFQKLYGETVIEAHHLLKNKIESHTYVLITDELLEDNVPAMTENGKNSFNKQICDKYSGLKNLCFTFFDYQALELQKLSA, encoded by the coding sequence ATGAATTTACTTAGAAAACCCATAAGAAGAAGAAACAGGATTAATTCGAAATTTTACGAACCAAAAGTTTATAAGGGTACTCTACTCATACCAGACATAAGTGGCTTCACAAAATTTGTTCATACGACCGATATGATCCTTGGTAAAACTATAATTTTAAGATTGCTTTCCTCTATTATCCGTAGCAATAACCTTGGACTACAGGTGTCAGAAATTGAAGGTGACGCCATTCTTTTTTATAGCTACGAAAAGAAATTTACGGTTAAAGAAATCCTGGATCAATATGAAATAATGCTTGAGAGCTTTAATCATGAACTTGCTCTAATAAGTGAGGAATTGGGAGAAGAGATTGACCTGACTCTAAAATTAATAGCCCACTACGGAAAGCTGGCCGATTACAAAATTGGAAAATTTCAAAAATTATATGGCGAAACAGTCATAGAGGCTCATCACCTATTAAAGAACAAAATAGAAAGTCATACCTATGTTTTAATTACAGATGAGCTTTTGGAAGACAATGTTCCTGCCATGACCGAAAACGGGAAAAATTCTTTCAATAAACAAATTTGTGATAAATACAGTGGCTTAAAAAACCTTTGCTTCACCTTTTTTGATTATCAGGCTCTTGAACTGCAAAAACTTAGTGCATGA
- a CDS encoding IS110 family transposase, translating to MNTVQFCVGIDVSKDSLECSYGLYSEFGELQFSKVQKFTNDLKGFKKLLEWLKKKKDPAEIFFVMEATGVYYENLAYWLQERDFYLSVVLPNKVNYFAKSHNIKTKTDSVDAKLLCRMGLERKLDHWEIPSLQMRTLKILTRDYRSLKAKLTMTKNQLHAKDNSHKCPPTVGKRLKQQIQLLEKQISQVESEIKLVVRKDSILDERIRKMETIPGVGFMTIACILGETNAFALVRNSKQLVSYCGFDIQHRQSGLYAGKTTISKKGNSFIRSALYMPALSSLQHNPNLKIFYNRLSEKKSIKKIAVTAVARKLLVLIYTIWKNGSEYNPDYLFSD from the coding sequence ATGAATACAGTACAATTTTGTGTGGGAATTGATGTATCAAAAGATTCCCTTGAATGCTCCTATGGTTTGTATTCCGAATTCGGTGAATTACAATTTTCTAAGGTGCAGAAGTTTACAAATGACCTTAAAGGTTTTAAAAAACTACTGGAATGGTTGAAGAAGAAAAAAGATCCTGCAGAAATTTTTTTTGTGATGGAAGCCACTGGTGTCTATTATGAAAATTTGGCTTATTGGCTTCAAGAGAGGGATTTTTACTTATCGGTAGTACTTCCCAACAAAGTAAACTACTTTGCCAAGAGCCATAACATAAAGACAAAGACCGATAGTGTGGATGCTAAGCTTTTGTGCAGGATGGGCTTGGAAAGGAAATTGGATCATTGGGAAATTCCCTCCCTTCAAATGAGAACTTTAAAGATCCTAACAAGGGATTACCGTAGCCTTAAGGCCAAACTTACTATGACCAAAAATCAACTGCATGCAAAGGACAATTCTCATAAATGTCCCCCCACAGTTGGTAAGAGACTTAAACAACAAATCCAATTACTGGAAAAGCAGATTTCACAGGTGGAATCTGAGATCAAGCTAGTTGTTAGAAAAGATAGCATTCTGGACGAACGGATCAGAAAGATGGAGACCATACCAGGAGTAGGGTTCATGACCATCGCTTGTATTTTGGGCGAGACGAATGCTTTTGCGCTCGTACGCAATTCCAAACAATTGGTAAGCTATTGTGGATTTGACATACAGCATCGGCAGTCAGGTCTTTACGCTGGAAAGACGACCATAAGTAAAAAGGGGAACAGTTTTATAAGATCTGCACTCTATATGCCCGCATTATCTTCCCTACAACATAATCCAAACCTGAAAATATTCTATAATCGCTTGTCAGAGAAGAAATCCATAAAAAAGATTGCAGTGACTGCAGTGGCAAGAAAACTACTAGTGCTTATCTATACGATTTGGAAAAATGGATCAGAGTATAATCCAGATTATTTATTTTCAGATTAG
- a CDS encoding pirin family protein, which produces MDAINCLSEAFGLQNDVKTHSSLFYLHVKLEKGAHFGLPEKHPERAIYIAKGTLAINSINYTEGQMLVFEEGSDPIIVANEYCDLMVLGGEPLGERFIWWNFVSSRKERIEQAKEDWKQGKILLPPTDDKEFIPLPEDPFKKKNAPPPEPLS; this is translated from the coding sequence ATGGATGCGATTAATTGCTTAAGCGAGGCTTTTGGTCTTCAAAATGATGTTAAAACACATTCCTCTCTCTTTTATCTACATGTAAAACTGGAAAAGGGCGCGCATTTTGGCTTACCGGAAAAACACCCAGAAAGAGCTATTTATATTGCAAAAGGAACATTAGCAATAAACAGCATTAACTATACCGAAGGGCAAATGCTGGTATTTGAAGAAGGTAGCGATCCCATTATAGTTGCTAACGAGTACTGTGATCTAATGGTTCTTGGAGGGGAGCCGTTAGGAGAAAGATTTATTTGGTGGAATTTTGTTTCTTCAAGAAAAGAGAGAATAGAACAGGCTAAGGAAGATTGGAAACAGGGAAAGATCCTTCTGCCTCCTACAGATGATAAAGAATTCATTCCACTTCCCGAAGATCCCTTTAAAAAGAAGAATGCTCCCCCGCCTGAACCACTTTCCTGA
- a CDS encoding pirin family protein, which produces MVKLVIESRKASLGEGMKVKRILPFRQKRMVGPFIFMDHGGPVALNPKTKSSLDVLPHPHIGLSTVSYLFSGELVHRDSLGVNQVIRPGEVNWMTA; this is translated from the coding sequence ATGGTGAAACTCGTAATTGAATCAAGAAAAGCTTCTCTTGGTGAGGGGATGAAAGTAAAAAGAATTTTACCGTTTCGTCAAAAAAGGATGGTTGGTCCCTTTATATTTATGGATCACGGCGGACCTGTGGCTCTTAATCCTAAAACAAAGAGTTCGCTGGATGTTTTGCCTCATCCTCATATTGGACTTTCAACCGTAAGCTATCTCTTTAGTGGAGAGCTTGTTCACAGAGACAGTTTAGGTGTTAATCAGGTAATACGTCCGGGAGAAGTTAACTGGATGACTGCTTAA
- a CDS encoding TetR/AcrR family transcriptional regulator, with amino-acid sequence MGSKERILRLKKETKEKILEAAYLIVKEEGWNGLSMRKIADRIEYTAPIIYEYYSNKEAILKALTVKGFICLDGQLAMVQEKIEDPTEQLETLWMEFWRFAFENKELYQVMFGVEISCCRHGLSEAESPRNRFINAIMKVMEDKNPSEDLVREKYFTFFSVIHGLISVNLVGAGLPSSLNDQILKDAINGIIKSISD; translated from the coding sequence ATGGGAAGTAAGGAACGTATTTTACGATTGAAGAAAGAGACGAAGGAGAAGATACTGGAAGCTGCTTACCTTATTGTAAAAGAAGAAGGATGGAATGGCCTTAGCATGCGAAAAATAGCGGACAGGATTGAATATACTGCTCCAATTATCTATGAATACTATTCTAACAAAGAGGCTATCCTGAAAGCTTTGACTGTAAAAGGATTTATTTGCCTGGACGGACAATTAGCAATGGTTCAGGAAAAAATTGAAGATCCTACTGAACAACTAGAAACCCTTTGGATGGAATTCTGGAGATTTGCTTTTGAAAATAAAGAATTGTACCAGGTTATGTTTGGTGTAGAAATATCTTGTTGTCGTCACGGGCTTTCAGAAGCAGAATCCCCACGAAACAGATTTATTAATGCCATAATGAAAGTAATGGAAGATAAAAATCCATCTGAAGATTTAGTCCGGGAAAAGTATTTTACCTTTTTTTCAGTGATTCATGGTTTAATTTCAGTTAATCTCGTTGGAGCTGGACTTCCGTCTTCTTTAAATGATCAAATATTAAAAGATGCTATTAACGGAATAATTAAATCAATAAGCGATTAA
- a CDS encoding tyrosine-type recombinase/integrase encodes MANVKIVLRKNMIRKDGTIPLALRISENYKTNYHWLGQYVFEKDWDNTAGKVKRTHPNSKKLNNFLMKKLTEVNDIYFDSKVRITPKQAKEKLKGPDGLKSFFALAAERIKEKYERGTFSVAKSELSILYNLQEFLNLKRTKNKATVIKEIKERRTERISRAKKSEYLWMDGVNYFQKSTALRFQDIDEAFLNKYKTFCLSYLNQKTRTVTNQLIFIRTLFNLAIKEGIIDQKYYPFAGEKEKIRIGSGNKIGLTIEEVEKIEALKLKEGASIWHTHNVWLFAFYFAGIRISDVVKLKWSDFKDNRLYYVMNKNEKPLSLKIPHKAEKILSYYRKDKTHYNGHVFPFLKNVHPKDAEKIYIKTKNATKLLNKYLKRIAEECGIEKNLSNHIARHSFGNIAGDKIHPLMLQKLYRHSNLKTTLIYQANFIHRDADDALDSVINF; translated from the coding sequence ATGGCTAATGTAAAGATTGTTTTACGAAAGAATATGATAAGAAAGGATGGTACAATTCCCCTTGCATTGAGGATTAGTGAAAATTATAAAACAAATTATCATTGGCTTGGACAATATGTGTTCGAAAAGGATTGGGATAATACTGCTGGAAAAGTTAAGCGGACTCATCCCAATTCTAAAAAGTTGAACAATTTTTTGATGAAAAAGTTGACCGAGGTCAACGATATTTATTTTGATTCCAAAGTTCGTATTACTCCCAAACAAGCCAAAGAAAAATTAAAAGGTCCTGATGGATTAAAATCTTTTTTTGCATTAGCAGCTGAACGCATAAAGGAAAAATATGAAAGGGGGACATTCTCTGTAGCCAAATCCGAATTGTCAATCCTCTATAATTTACAAGAATTTTTAAACCTAAAAAGAACTAAGAACAAAGCTACAGTTATTAAGGAGATCAAAGAAAGGCGTACAGAGCGTATAAGTAGGGCTAAAAAATCCGAATATCTGTGGATGGATGGAGTGAACTATTTCCAAAAAAGTACAGCTTTACGATTTCAGGATATTGATGAGGCATTTCTAAATAAATATAAAACTTTTTGTCTTTCTTATCTAAATCAAAAAACAAGAACTGTTACAAATCAGCTTATTTTTATTAGAACACTTTTTAACTTAGCAATAAAAGAAGGTATTATTGATCAAAAATATTATCCTTTTGCAGGGGAAAAAGAGAAAATTCGAATTGGTTCTGGTAACAAAATTGGTCTGACTATAGAAGAGGTTGAAAAAATTGAAGCTCTAAAATTGAAAGAAGGTGCTTCAATTTGGCATACACATAATGTCTGGCTGTTCGCCTTCTATTTTGCAGGCATACGTATTTCCGATGTGGTTAAACTGAAATGGTCTGATTTTAAAGATAATCGTCTTTATTATGTAATGAATAAGAACGAAAAACCATTGAGCCTGAAAATCCCCCATAAAGCTGAGAAAATATTAAGCTATTATAGAAAGGACAAGACACATTATAATGGACATGTATTTCCATTTCTGAAAAATGTCCATCCTAAAGATGCTGAAAAAATTTATATTAAAACAAAAAATGCTACCAAGCTTCTCAATAAATATCTAAAACGAATTGCAGAGGAATGTGGTATAGAAAAAAATTTATCCAATCACATTGCAAGACACAGCTTTGGGAATATTGCAGGTGATAAAATACACCCCTTAATGCTGCAAAAGCTCTATCGACATAGTAATTTGAAAACTACTTTAATTTATCAGGCTAACTTCATTCATCGAGATGCTGATGATGCCTTGGATAGTGTCATTAATTTTTAG